A region of Blattabacterium cuenoti STAT DNA encodes the following proteins:
- a CDS encoding DUF2795 domain-containing protein, producing MYWTLELASHLEDAPWPATKEELIDFAIRTGAPLEVVENLQQLENGDGEIFESIEDIWADYPRDDEDFYWNRDEYEL from the coding sequence ATGTATTGGACTTTAGAATTAGCTTCTCATTTAGAAGATGCACCTTGGCCTGCTACAAAAGAAGAATTAATTGATTTTGCTATTCGTACTGGAGCTCCTTTAGAAGTAGTGGAAAATCTTCAGCAATTAGAAAATGGAGATGGAGAAATTTTTGAATCTATAGAAGACATATGGGCAGATTATCCACGTGATGACGAAGATTTTTATTGGAATAGAGATGAATATGAACTTTAA